A portion of the Sulfurospirillum diekertiae genome contains these proteins:
- a CDS encoding type IV secretory system conjugative DNA transfer family protein: MSTILLCLLFNAGALWVFQKNLPIPGGAVFILLCIAEYLAWAFIFKMQESINGRIFDDKAWVMGSYPNYYEQTEGNRWTASQRVKEIMSKGELFLDQFRFDDSVLYRLSTVYGFEKRFSNFECYTDPTDFTQSGIIFGGMGSGKTEFYHSIIAQDKFDRVIAYDTKGDLVQKHYSSLKDIILNPYDQRSHIWNPFEEAKTSPFVTEIFLTNLFNALSGTQKDFFSASSKQRYMKLFNDILYNNSELSSNEQFDLFIQQLKEYFEENKNHERRSEADVASTMHLTFEFFDYMNFCIQNGSPTFTIKEYLSRKSCKLFLLSRDDQRSKLTPFFTGFLAALTAVMLSQEDQKTSLTLFALDEYLSFAQNLDSETIEGLHTRIRSKGGCLLPGVQYFPEQSNKADSAQGITQKMLNSAAYWFLFQGVDEYTLKKINNTIGKVRYRKEQIREQLVADPLNRKNYQIEESDLLNTSLFQSLGQNYEHITFVPSKRILYKGYTPKAELPSKKANYIQSENIERYYREVRV; the protein is encoded by the coding sequence ATGTCAACGATTTTATTATGTTTATTGTTTAATGCCGGTGCTTTATGGGTGTTCCAAAAAAATCTTCCAATACCAGGCGGCGCAGTCTTTATTCTACTTTGTATTGCGGAGTATCTAGCTTGGGCATTTATCTTTAAAATGCAAGAGTCGATCAATGGACGTATTTTTGATGATAAGGCGTGGGTAATGGGAAGTTATCCCAATTACTATGAGCAAACGGAAGGCAATCGATGGACGGCTTCCCAACGAGTTAAAGAAATTATGTCAAAAGGTGAATTGTTTCTGGATCAGTTTCGATTTGATGATAGCGTTTTATATCGTTTATCAACGGTTTATGGGTTTGAAAAACGATTTAGTAATTTTGAGTGTTATACAGATCCGACAGACTTTACTCAGTCGGGGATTATATTTGGAGGTATGGGATCAGGAAAAACAGAATTTTACCACTCGATTATCGCTCAAGATAAGTTCGATCGTGTCATTGCCTATGATACAAAAGGTGATCTTGTTCAAAAGCATTATAGCTCGTTGAAAGATATCATCCTCAACCCGTATGATCAACGAAGCCATATTTGGAATCCTTTCGAAGAAGCTAAAACGAGTCCCTTTGTAACAGAGATATTCTTAACCAATCTTTTCAATGCGTTAAGTGGCACGCAAAAAGACTTTTTTAGTGCAAGTTCCAAACAACGCTATATGAAGCTTTTTAACGATATTCTTTACAACAATAGTGAACTTTCATCGAATGAGCAGTTTGATCTTTTCATTCAGCAGCTTAAAGAGTATTTCGAAGAAAATAAAAATCATGAAAGACGTAGTGAAGCAGATGTTGCCAGTACGATGCATTTGACGTTTGAATTTTTTGATTATATGAACTTTTGTATTCAAAATGGCAGCCCTACTTTTACGATCAAAGAATATCTCTCTCGTAAGAGCTGCAAGCTCTTCTTACTCTCTAGGGATGATCAGCGCTCAAAACTTACCCCGTTTTTTACTGGCTTTTTGGCCGCTTTGACGGCTGTCATGTTAAGCCAAGAAGATCAAAAAACCTCTCTCACTCTCTTTGCTCTTGATGAGTACCTCTCTTTTGCTCAAAACCTCGATAGTGAAACAATAGAAGGGTTACATACCAGGATTAGAAGTAAAGGCGGTTGTTTGCTCCCGGGTGTACAATATTTCCCAGAGCAAAGCAACAAAGCGGACAGTGCTCAAGGGATTACGCAAAAGATGTTAAACTCGGCTGCATATTGGTTTTTATTTCAAGGTGTGGATGAATATACACTTAAAAAAATCAATAATACAATCGGTAAAGTACGTTATAGAAAAGAGCAGATTAGGGAGCAACTTGTCGCTGATCCATTAAATCGTAAAAATTACCAAATTGAAGAATCGGATCTTCTAAACACCAGTTTGTTTCAGTCGTTAGGCCAGAATTACGAGCATATCACGTTTGTGCCATCGAAACGAATTTTGTATAAAGGGTATACACCAAAAGCGGAATTACCAAGTAAAAAAGCAAACTACATTCAAAGTGAGAATATTGAAAGATATTATCGGGAAGTACGGGTATAA
- the mobF gene encoding MobF family relaxase, which translates to MLPRSNQEETEKTFTPNATLMARGEKKDEKEAKMLSIANMSSAQAAHYHAKDQNYYQQDKETSVWTGKGAERLGLSGEIDIKQFERLCYGIHPSEERTLVDISQRAGTDMTFSSPKSASILCELGDERTNQLIRAAHDQAVQTTLSFVEDHYAQTREQKDGHREAISTGNLIIAKFQHDTSRENDPSLHTHCFIVNATQKENGEWRALHNDQLFTHKMFLGQTYRNELAKNLREQGFSIEITNAKEGFFEIQGVSKELISEFSQRREQVLEKYEELKKQYPGLEEEKLKEMATTSSRNVKDKNADRSVIKSNNIERAKTILAGKDLTYLNQLNSSQLHSEQQKLTAKDAVDLSIRIQSEKTSVFNREDVMKNSMKLSLGEHSLSAMQNAFDDHVNERSIVQLDQNAYSTPELLQKEFEIVEMAKNRTDPLISAQHVEQYLSHTPYNLTKGQQEAYAQILTSNESISVIQGDAGTGKTFMLKAVRETLESQKQSSNLRGLAFTGKASEELERESGIPSTTLHAFFVNPPAEKNMVYVVDEASMVSSLQMHRLCEIAKENHSKIVFIGDQKQFQSLGAGNMFSQLQKQSDIHIVEMTENKRAQTELMRSLYSSIKSKDLEEAFGILEKHQRLHETTDLEKIKNEYLKDRHDTLLLVDTNANRRALNELIRSDLVAQNEVTQSQPLSIKEAINLNEIEKHYSSNYQVGQIVVAQNAFQGFSAGQEAMITAIDHPSNTITVTKDEQRIKIDLSKAHAQAIQTFAIKEKAFGIGDKIVFTKNNRNLKFRNGETAVIQAIHGNIIKVQKGNKELAFDASKYPYIDHGYVITAHKSQGQTTSKVIAFTNAQMANLNRFYVQITRAKRDALIYTNSIATLKENTQKTQIKTSTLDYFRSAMQHEAHTNHNYERTFNEQKERRISRGSTLSILGDYCTKCKIALADLSRHLGLFKRDRSEASSTRGKDQMKNILLKNEREKAAQSITQSRERR; encoded by the coding sequence GTGCTACCAAGAAGTAACCAAGAGGAAACCGAGAAAACATTCACACCCAACGCCACGTTAATGGCGAGAGGTGAAAAAAAAGACGAAAAAGAGGCGAAAATGCTTTCAATTGCGAATATGTCGTCGGCTCAAGCAGCTCATTATCATGCGAAAGATCAAAACTATTATCAGCAAGACAAAGAGACAAGCGTGTGGACTGGCAAAGGTGCTGAACGTTTAGGCTTGAGTGGTGAGATTGATATTAAACAGTTTGAGCGATTGTGTTACGGTATTCATCCAAGCGAAGAACGCACTCTTGTTGATATCAGTCAAAGAGCGGGAACGGATATGACCTTTTCCAGTCCAAAATCCGCATCGATCTTATGTGAATTAGGCGATGAACGTACCAATCAACTCATACGTGCAGCACATGATCAAGCGGTGCAAACGACACTATCATTTGTAGAAGATCATTATGCGCAAACGAGAGAACAAAAGGACGGACATAGAGAAGCAATTTCTACCGGTAATCTCATCATTGCTAAATTTCAGCATGATACCAGTCGTGAAAATGATCCGTCATTGCATACGCATTGCTTTATTGTCAATGCAACGCAAAAGGAGAACGGTGAATGGCGAGCATTGCACAATGATCAACTCTTTACGCACAAGATGTTTTTAGGCCAGACGTATCGCAACGAATTGGCCAAAAATCTTAGAGAGCAAGGATTCTCTATCGAGATTACGAATGCCAAAGAGGGATTCTTTGAAATTCAAGGTGTTTCAAAAGAGTTGATCAGTGAATTTTCACAACGTCGTGAGCAAGTCCTTGAGAAATACGAAGAGCTAAAAAAGCAATATCCTGGTCTCGAGGAAGAAAAGCTCAAAGAGATGGCAACAACCAGTAGCCGAAACGTGAAAGATAAAAACGCTGATCGCAGTGTCATTAAATCCAACAATATCGAAAGAGCCAAAACCATTCTCGCCGGTAAAGATTTAACCTATCTTAATCAGCTTAATAGTTCGCAGCTACATTCAGAACAGCAAAAATTAACGGCTAAAGATGCGGTGGATCTTTCGATTCGTATTCAAAGCGAAAAGACGAGTGTATTTAATCGGGAAGATGTTATGAAAAATTCGATGAAGCTTTCATTAGGTGAGCATTCACTTAGTGCTATGCAGAATGCTTTTGATGATCATGTAAACGAGCGATCGATTGTGCAACTGGATCAAAATGCGTACTCGACACCGGAGCTCTTGCAAAAGGAGTTCGAGATAGTTGAAATGGCAAAAAACCGCACAGATCCTTTAATCTCTGCTCAACACGTGGAGCAATATCTAAGCCATACGCCTTATAACCTCACAAAAGGACAACAAGAAGCGTATGCGCAGATTCTCACAAGCAATGAGTCTATTTCAGTGATCCAGGGCGATGCAGGTACGGGTAAAACGTTTATGCTTAAGGCCGTCAGGGAAACGCTTGAGAGTCAAAAGCAAAGTAGTAATCTAAGAGGACTTGCTTTTACTGGAAAAGCCAGTGAAGAGCTTGAGCGTGAAAGCGGTATCCCATCTACGACATTACACGCTTTTTTTGTGAATCCACCGGCAGAAAAGAACATGGTTTATGTTGTCGATGAGGCTTCAATGGTCAGTTCATTGCAGATGCACCGTTTATGTGAAATTGCTAAAGAAAACCATTCAAAAATTGTATTTATTGGTGATCAAAAGCAGTTTCAATCTTTAGGTGCTGGCAATATGTTTTCGCAGCTTCAAAAGCAAAGTGATATTCATATCGTCGAAATGACAGAAAATAAGCGTGCGCAAACCGAATTGATGCGATCGCTTTATTCGTCTATCAAGAGCAAGGATTTAGAAGAGGCGTTCGGCATTTTAGAAAAGCATCAACGACTTCATGAAACGACAGATCTCGAGAAGATAAAAAACGAATACCTCAAAGATCGTCATGATACGTTGCTTCTTGTTGATACGAACGCAAATCGTAGAGCTTTAAACGAGTTAATCCGATCAGATCTCGTCGCTCAAAATGAAGTAACACAGTCTCAACCGTTATCTATCAAAGAGGCAATCAATCTAAACGAGATTGAAAAACACTACTCGAGCAATTATCAAGTAGGTCAAATTGTTGTCGCACAAAACGCGTTTCAAGGATTTAGTGCCGGGCAAGAAGCAATGATCACCGCGATTGATCATCCATCCAATACGATCACGGTTACCAAAGATGAGCAAAGGATCAAAATTGATCTAAGCAAAGCTCACGCTCAAGCGATTCAAACCTTTGCTATTAAAGAAAAAGCGTTTGGTATCGGCGACAAAATTGTTTTTACAAAAAACAATCGAAACCTCAAGTTTAGAAATGGTGAGACTGCTGTGATCCAAGCAATTCATGGGAATATCATCAAAGTACAAAAGGGGAATAAAGAGTTGGCGTTTGATGCTTCCAAATATCCTTATATCGATCATGGATACGTGATTACAGCGCATAAAAGCCAAGGGCAAACAACCAGTAAGGTTATCGCTTTCACGAATGCCCAAATGGCCAATTTAAACCGCTTCTACGTGCAAATTACCAGGGCAAAACGTGATGCCTTAATCTATACCAACAGCATAGCAACACTCAAGGAGAATACACAAAAAACACAAATTAAAACAAGTACCCTAGATTATTTTAGGTCGGCAATGCAGCATGAGGCACATACAAATCATAACTACGAAAGGACATTCAATGAGCAAAAAGAACGAAGAATATCAAGAGGATCAACTCTTTCAATACTGGGAGACTATTGCACAAAGTGCAAAATTGCACTCGCAGATCTTAGCCGACATCTTGGCTTATTTAAAAGAGATCGATCAGAGGCTTCAAGCACTCGAGGCAAAGATCAAATGAAAAATATCTTACTTAAAAATGAGCGCGAAAAAGCAGCTCAATCCATAACACAATCACGAGAAAGGAGATAG
- a CDS encoding nucleotidyl transferase AbiEii/AbiGii toxin family protein, translating to MDTKTHSFILETYAKQIKALNDLIGECKELLPNNDLSFIRFGGGTALAIYHFQHRKSFDIDLFVTDPQILGYLSPKHWLEDSRLFSTVKYIDLANHIRLLTKENIKIDILVSQDFIGHAIIDDSHTFFHESIYVESLEDILAKKIVYRKDQNKSRDIIDLSVALYHDASIFEKLLNSEAVTLQDLHDLHDALSRLDTQKYLDEIDLVEPIKFYVNVAKNAPISIKQALGKII from the coding sequence ATGGATACTAAAACACACTCTTTCATTCTTGAAACATATGCTAAACAAATTAAAGCACTTAATGATCTCATCGGTGAGTGTAAAGAACTGCTACCGAATAACGATCTCTCTTTTATAAGATTCGGCGGTGGAACAGCATTAGCGATTTATCATTTCCAACATCGAAAAAGTTTTGATATTGATCTATTCGTGACTGATCCGCAAATACTGGGTTACTTAAGTCCAAAGCATTGGTTGGAAGACTCACGCTTGTTTAGTACTGTAAAGTATATTGATCTAGCCAATCACATTAGGCTGCTCACGAAAGAAAATATCAAAATTGACATTTTAGTATCACAAGATTTTATAGGTCATGCAATCATCGATGATAGTCACACTTTTTTTCATGAGAGTATTTATGTTGAAAGTTTGGAAGATATTCTGGCAAAGAAAATCGTCTATAGAAAAGATCAAAATAAATCAAGAGATATTATCGACCTAAGTGTTGCGCTTTATCATGATGCATCTATTTTTGAGAAGCTTTTAAACTCTGAGGCCGTTACGCTTCAAGATTTACATGACTTACATGATGCCCTCTCAAGACTCGACACTCAAAAATATTTAGATGAAATCGACCTCGTTGAGCCTATAAAATTTTACGTAAACGTTGCAAAAAATGCACCTATATCTATTAAACAAGCGCTTGGGAAAATTATTTAG
- a CDS encoding AAA family ATPase, producing the protein MKNIAIINTKGGVGKSTLAFHILPAILANRNFSILEIDNSNNTTTAFSNTQILKGKITSVNIDEGMQRLEELVINNMLDEDKISVIDAGGGDDSLKVIHSFIDQDLLADTLFIIPFMPDFVQLKNLVDTYNVLPSEAKILVVLNNADLSDPDHLMFVKGNEDFEIPDISSTFTHFAVCPKSPLFSYAASRNKETIKDLALLASQYNKNEILEYAKTKTKSDKDKMTKIYRNWKISRNAKDYLESEAIAQLKSIVLGEQA; encoded by the coding sequence ATGAAAAATATCGCGATCATCAACACAAAAGGTGGCGTAGGTAAAAGCACCCTCGCCTTTCACATTTTACCGGCTATTCTAGCGAATAGAAACTTTTCCATTCTAGAAATTGACAACAGCAATAACACGACGACGGCGTTTTCAAATACACAAATCTTGAAAGGAAAAATTACCTCGGTAAATATCGACGAAGGTATGCAAAGATTGGAAGAGCTTGTTATCAATAATATGTTAGATGAGGACAAGATCAGCGTGATTGATGCCGGTGGAGGGGATGATTCACTGAAAGTGATCCATTCGTTTATCGATCAAGATTTGCTCGCAGATACCCTGTTTATCATTCCATTTATGCCTGACTTTGTGCAGCTTAAAAACCTGGTCGATACGTATAACGTTTTACCAAGTGAAGCGAAGATCCTCGTTGTGTTAAATAATGCAGATCTAAGTGATCCAGATCATCTCATGTTTGTTAAAGGTAACGAGGACTTTGAGATACCGGATATCTCATCTACCTTTACGCACTTTGCCGTTTGCCCTAAAAGTCCACTTTTTTCGTATGCCGCTTCACGCAATAAAGAGACGATCAAAGATCTTGCCCTACTCGCAAGCCAATACAACAAAAACGAGATACTTGAGTATGCGAAGACAAAAACCAAAAGCGATAAAGACAAAATGACGAAGATATATCGCAATTGGAAAATTTCACGTAACGCAAAAGATTATCTCGAGAGTGAAGCGATCGCGCAGCTTAAAAGCATCGTTCTAGGAGAGCAAGCATGA